One Oncorhynchus masou masou isolate Uvic2021 chromosome 18, UVic_Omas_1.1, whole genome shotgun sequence DNA window includes the following coding sequences:
- the rhoab gene encoding rho-related GTP-binding protein RhoA-B: MAAIRKKLVIVGDGACGKTCLLIVFSKDQFPEVYVPTVFENYVADIEVDSKQVELALWDTAGQEDYDRLRPLSYPDTDVILMCFSIDSPDSLENIPEKWTPEVKHFCPNVPIILVGNKKDLRNDEHTRRELAKMKQEPVKPEEGRDMANRIGAFGYMECSAKSKDGVREVFEMATRAALQARRGKKSNKCLLL; encoded by the exons ATGGCGGCGATTCGTAAGAAGCTGGTGATCGTGGGAGATGGTGCCTGTGGGAAGACCTGTCTGTTGATAGTCTTCAGCAAAGACCAGTTCCCCGAGGTCTACGTACCCACTGTCTTTGAGAACTATGTGGCTGACATCGAGGTGGACAGCAAGCAG GTGGAGCTGGCTCTGTGGGATACAGCTGGCCAAGAGGACTACGACAGGCTTCGCCCCCTCTCCTACCCCGACACTGACGTCATCCTCATGTGCTTCTCCATTGACAGCCCAGACAGTTTGg AGAACATTCCAGAGAAATGGACTCCCGAGGTCAAACACTTCTGTCCCAACGTTCCCATCATCCTCGTAGGCAACAAGAAGGACCTGCGCAATGATGAACACACACGTCGCGAGCTGGCCAAGATGAAACAG GAGCCAGTGAAGCCAGAGGAGGGCCGCGACATGGCCAACAGGATTGGAGCGTTCGGCTACATGGAGTGCTCAGCCAAGTCGAAGGATGGGGTGCGGGAGGTGTTTGAGATGGCCACCAGGGCGGCGCTACAGGCCCGGAGGGGCAAGAAGAGCAATAAATGTCTCCTGCTGTAG